GGAGAAGAGAGCGGGAGGATATTGATATCGTATATCATCTGGGCGCGAGGACGGCTGTGAACTCATCCCTTGAGAGCCCCCATGCCACCTATGAGACAAATGTCCTCGGCACTTTTAAACATGCTGGAGTTTGCTGCCTCTGTGATATAGACAAAATCGTATATGCGAGCTCATATGTCTATGGAACTCCCCAGTACCTGCCCATTGATGAGAAAACGCAAGCGAATAATCCATACTCTAAGCAAGCTGCTCGGGGAAGAGCTATGCAGATCCTATCACGAGGATTTTGGAATCAAGTGTGCTATCTTCAGGCCATTCAATATCTACGGGCCAGGGCAGAGAGCCGATTTTCTATACCAAAGATCATCTCCTCCTTTCCTCGGGAGAGGTCGTGGTGAGGATCCCGAGCCGAAAAGGGTTTCGTTCACATAACAGATATGGTGGATGCATATATCAAAGGAGGCGAATACCAGGGCGACTTGAGATATTTAATATTGGATATGGAAGAGCTATAGCGTGAAGGAGATAATAGAGAAGATCATCTCAATATATGGATCGAATATCAAAGTGGCCTATGAGGAGAGAGGCGGAAGAACGAGATAATGGATTGCTATGCAGACACAGCAAAGGCAAGAGCCACACTCCTGGAGGCCCTTATCTTATAGATGAAGGCTTGCAGATGATGGTGGGAATCCATGAAGATAGCCATCGTCTGCTCTCATGGGGGACACTCACTCCAGATGTTATATCTAATGGATGCATTTAAAGGAAACGATATCATTGTAATCACCTATGACTCCAAGAGAACAAGGGAGCTGGAGCAAAAAAATATCTGATGGAGAAT
This genomic stretch from Methanothrix sp. harbors:
- a CDS encoding NAD-dependent epimerase/dehydratase family protein encodes the protein MRKRKRIIHTLSKLLGEELCRSYHEDFGIKCAIFRPFNIYGPGQRADFLYQRSSPPFLGRGRGEDPEPKRVSFT